One Burkholderia pyrrocinia DNA segment encodes these proteins:
- the pgaA gene encoding poly-beta-1,6 N-acetyl-D-glucosamine export porin PgaA — protein sequence MDNNRKQHCTAVAPSSRRILLHAPLVLLLVASGPCLSAEGDTEPGGVGEIAGTNGTPNPKPSDVPIQGSLAPDAPPPNAPTPIAQATSAQTPNTAMPAAQTPNPQTPGAPVPNAQAPGTQPPGAQIPDAETPNAQMPDLRTADPATVRNDVFGLASSGGAIKALEEAKARPDVFSAVDLARLEELSIRQQVRGGRDKSRSMTSADRFDGLDNALRAADDLDKRLPATPEYSPVRTALAGDRTIAYAARGEMKTAVATFETIPPDAEISIDALAAVGDAYLYLSEPAKANAVYQRALKQATASPTDSATRGFQYGPRTRPIELREGLFWSYVDQGRAADASQVLDDMGKSLPPANQVRTWGPENDDYLRYYRLRAQYLIYTGRVDEGIAALEKLEKEVPFNAEVRAAHADAVSGQSHPRQAIAMYRASLTDHPDSVEMLAGLGRASLAADDYATAKSVDQTFDNTFPDSGSVRTFKRDYNAYRSPVFTTDLSYEHGNSALADNSFSSDSYVYSQPFGDNWRVFAHTFFGHAQTDAGNISRTRTGVGGDYRHGPLTILGEVTRSLGADGRTGGRGSITYNLNDYWTVSGALDSNDNSLPWKAYVAHIWGRSANVEVVYRQNDRREVKLSYGVSRYSDANLHQEISATGTQRVYTSANQLVNVSLNLGTDSNTRQDAPYFSPGRDYAAAATVMHQLTLWKKGDMSLQQRLSASGGVYNERGFGTSPLWSARLEHAWTFKHDITLTYGVEVASHAYDGQRERSETGFLSVNLPF from the coding sequence GTGGACAACAATCGGAAACAACACTGCACCGCCGTCGCTCCGTCCAGCCGGCGGATCCTCCTGCATGCGCCGCTCGTGTTGCTGCTCGTCGCGTCCGGCCCCTGCCTCTCCGCCGAAGGCGATACGGAACCGGGCGGCGTCGGCGAAATCGCCGGCACCAACGGTACGCCGAATCCGAAGCCGTCGGACGTGCCGATACAGGGTTCGCTCGCACCGGACGCACCACCGCCGAATGCGCCGACACCGATCGCGCAGGCCACGAGTGCCCAGACGCCGAATACCGCGATGCCCGCTGCCCAGACACCGAACCCGCAGACCCCGGGCGCGCCGGTGCCGAATGCGCAGGCGCCCGGCACCCAACCGCCCGGCGCCCAGATACCCGACGCGGAAACCCCGAACGCGCAGATGCCCGACCTCCGCACCGCCGATCCGGCCACCGTCCGCAACGACGTGTTCGGCCTCGCGTCGAGCGGCGGCGCGATCAAGGCGCTGGAAGAAGCGAAAGCGCGCCCCGATGTCTTCTCCGCCGTCGATCTCGCGCGGCTCGAGGAACTGTCGATTCGCCAGCAGGTGCGCGGCGGACGCGACAAGTCGCGCTCGATGACGAGCGCCGACCGCTTCGACGGGCTCGACAACGCATTGCGCGCCGCGGACGACCTCGACAAGCGGTTGCCGGCCACCCCCGAGTATTCGCCGGTCAGGACCGCGCTCGCCGGCGACCGGACGATCGCCTACGCGGCGCGCGGCGAAATGAAGACGGCCGTCGCGACGTTCGAGACGATTCCGCCGGATGCGGAAATCTCGATCGACGCGCTGGCGGCCGTCGGCGACGCATACCTGTACCTGAGCGAACCGGCCAAGGCCAACGCCGTGTACCAGCGCGCGCTGAAGCAGGCAACCGCGTCGCCGACGGACAGTGCGACGCGCGGCTTCCAGTACGGCCCGCGCACGCGTCCGATCGAATTGCGCGAGGGCCTGTTCTGGTCGTACGTCGACCAGGGACGCGCGGCGGACGCGAGCCAGGTGCTCGACGACATGGGCAAATCGCTGCCGCCGGCCAACCAGGTGCGGACGTGGGGGCCGGAAAACGACGACTACCTGCGCTACTACCGGCTGCGCGCGCAATACCTGATCTACACGGGCCGGGTGGACGAAGGGATCGCCGCGCTGGAAAAGCTCGAGAAGGAAGTGCCGTTCAACGCGGAGGTCCGCGCCGCGCACGCCGACGCCGTATCGGGCCAGTCGCATCCGCGCCAGGCGATCGCGATGTATCGCGCGTCGCTGACCGACCACCCGGACAGCGTGGAAATGCTCGCGGGGCTCGGCCGCGCATCGCTGGCGGCCGACGACTACGCGACCGCGAAGAGCGTCGACCAGACCTTCGACAACACGTTCCCCGACAGCGGCTCCGTGCGCACGTTCAAGCGCGACTACAACGCGTACCGCAGCCCCGTGTTCACGACCGACCTGAGCTACGAGCACGGCAACAGCGCGCTGGCCGACAACAGCTTCTCGTCGGACAGTTATGTGTATTCGCAACCGTTCGGCGACAACTGGCGCGTGTTTGCCCACACGTTCTTCGGCCATGCGCAAACCGATGCCGGCAATATCAGCCGCACGCGCACGGGTGTCGGCGGCGACTACCGGCACGGGCCGCTCACGATCCTGGGCGAAGTCACGCGCTCGCTCGGCGCGGACGGGCGAACCGGCGGCCGCGGCTCCATCACGTACAACCTCAACGATTACTGGACGGTCAGCGGCGCGCTCGACTCCAACGACAATTCGCTGCCGTGGAAGGCGTATGTCGCGCACATCTGGGGCCGCTCCGCGAACGTCGAGGTCGTGTATCGCCAGAACGACCGCCGCGAAGTCAAGCTGAGCTACGGCGTGAGCCGCTACAGCGATGCGAACCTGCACCAGGAAATTTCCGCGACCGGCACGCAGCGCGTGTACACGTCCGCGAACCAGCTCGTCAACGTGTCGCTGAATCTCGGCACCGACAGCAACACGCGGCAGGATGCGCCCTACTTCAGCCCGGGCCGCGACTACGCAGCGGCGGCGACCGTCATGCACCAGTTGACGCTGTGGAAGAAGGGCGACATGTCGTTGCAGCAGCGCCTGTCGGCGTCCGGCGGCGTGTACAACGAGCGCGGCTTCGGCACCAGCCCGCTGTGGAGCGCCCGCCTCGAGCATGCATGGACGTTCAAGCACGACATCACGCTGACCTACGGCGTCGAGGTCGCCAGCCATGCGTACGACGGCCAGCGCGAGCGCTCCGAAACCGGCTTCCTGTCGGTCAACCTGCCGTTCTAG
- the pgaB gene encoding poly-beta-1,6-N-acetyl-D-glucosamine N-deacetylase PgaB — protein sequence MQSRRIFMCGCLGTFAACSLFPGVTNARMIDLLPPSDPVDGKTFRVICLHDVRDNLLSSFATSTMVDPYAVDTGTLTAIFSWLQTNNYHTVTVRQIEASRHGGKPLPPRAVLLTFDDGYRSHYTKVLPLLERFKYPAVMGIVTAWIDAPPDAPIRISDRIQMPRDYFMSWDEVQKVGQSNLVELACHTHNLHHGAVANPQGNELPATTSHLYLENEKRYETDAEFEARVHNDLQTCVRQIRERTGIVARSMVWPYGAENQPVRKISTSLGMDIQFSLDAGPNTPDVPLDRLRRILMMYDVDIGGFERSMREPATNRGDVDVPERVVQVDLDQVYDPDPARQETNLGKLVERIYRMQPKSVYLQAFADPKGTGVAESLYFPNRHLPMRADLFSRAAWQLNTRSNVQVYAWMPVLAFRPPPDKHRGLEAVSAYGGAPARENGSRVYRLSPFDPQARLMIEQIYEDLGKYASFSGILFSDDAVLDDYEDAGRHALSTYSQWGLPADIGKIRATPDLMSRWTRQKTRYLIDLTRQLEQIVLANQNAGDVLTARNLFALPVLKPESEAWYAQNYDDFLAAYDFVALMAMPYMEQAPDPERWMDRLVDAVRAKQRGLARTVFELQSYDWRARKDIAGNALLAQMRRLRSKGAVNFGYYPDNFLNNQPDLDTMRDVMSLKSRLDPTSINALMQMQHPKGAKTP from the coding sequence ATGCAATCCAGACGGATCTTCATGTGCGGATGTCTCGGCACGTTTGCGGCCTGTTCGTTGTTCCCGGGCGTGACGAACGCGCGGATGATCGACCTGCTGCCGCCGTCCGATCCGGTCGACGGCAAGACGTTCCGCGTGATCTGCCTGCACGACGTGCGCGACAACCTGCTGTCGTCGTTCGCCACGTCGACGATGGTCGATCCGTACGCGGTCGACACCGGCACGCTGACGGCCATCTTCTCGTGGCTGCAGACCAACAACTATCACACCGTCACGGTCAGGCAGATCGAGGCGTCGCGGCACGGCGGCAAGCCGCTGCCGCCCCGCGCGGTGCTGCTCACGTTCGACGACGGCTACCGCAGCCACTACACGAAAGTCCTGCCGCTGCTCGAGCGCTTCAAGTATCCGGCCGTGATGGGCATCGTCACCGCGTGGATCGACGCACCGCCGGATGCGCCGATCAGGATCAGCGACAGGATCCAGATGCCGCGCGACTACTTCATGTCGTGGGACGAGGTGCAGAAGGTCGGCCAGTCGAATCTCGTCGAGCTCGCGTGCCACACGCACAACCTCCATCACGGCGCGGTCGCGAATCCACAGGGCAACGAGTTGCCGGCCACCACGTCGCACCTGTACCTCGAAAACGAGAAGCGCTATGAAACCGATGCGGAGTTCGAAGCCCGCGTGCACAACGACCTGCAGACATGCGTGCGGCAGATTCGCGAACGCACCGGCATCGTCGCACGCTCGATGGTCTGGCCATACGGCGCGGAAAACCAGCCCGTGCGCAAGATCTCGACGTCGCTCGGCATGGACATCCAGTTCAGCCTCGACGCCGGCCCGAATACGCCGGACGTGCCGCTCGACCGGCTGCGGCGGATCCTGATGATGTACGACGTCGACATCGGCGGGTTCGAGCGGTCGATGCGCGAGCCGGCGACCAACCGCGGCGACGTCGACGTCCCCGAGCGTGTCGTGCAGGTCGATCTCGACCAGGTCTACGATCCCGATCCGGCGCGGCAGGAAACGAATCTCGGCAAGCTGGTCGAGCGCATCTACCGGATGCAGCCGAAATCGGTGTACCTGCAGGCGTTCGCCGATCCGAAGGGCACGGGCGTCGCGGAATCGCTGTACTTCCCGAACCGGCACCTGCCGATGCGCGCCGACCTGTTCTCGCGCGCCGCGTGGCAGCTCAACACGCGCTCGAACGTGCAGGTGTACGCATGGATGCCGGTGCTCGCGTTCCGCCCGCCGCCCGACAAGCATCGCGGGCTCGAGGCCGTCAGCGCGTACGGCGGCGCGCCCGCGCGCGAAAACGGCTCGCGCGTGTACCGCCTGAGCCCGTTCGACCCGCAGGCGCGACTGATGATCGAGCAGATCTACGAGGATCTCGGCAAGTACGCGTCGTTCAGCGGCATCCTGTTCAGCGACGACGCCGTGCTCGACGATTACGAGGACGCCGGCCGGCACGCACTGAGCACGTACTCGCAGTGGGGGCTGCCGGCCGACATCGGCAAGATCCGCGCGACGCCGGACCTGATGAGCCGCTGGACGCGGCAGAAGACGCGCTACCTGATCGACCTGACGCGCCAGCTCGAACAGATCGTGCTCGCGAACCAGAACGCGGGCGACGTGCTGACCGCGCGCAACCTCTTCGCGCTGCCGGTGCTGAAGCCCGAGTCCGAAGCGTGGTACGCGCAGAACTACGACGATTTCCTCGCCGCCTACGACTTCGTCGCGCTGATGGCGATGCCGTACATGGAACAGGCGCCGGACCCCGAGCGCTGGATGGACCGGCTCGTCGACGCCGTGCGCGCGAAACAGCGCGGCCTCGCGCGCACCGTGTTCGAACTGCAGTCGTACGACTGGCGCGCGCGCAAGGACATTGCCGGCAACGCGCTGCTCGCGCAGATGCGGCGGCTGCGCAGCAAGGGCGCGGTGAATTTCGGCTACTACCCGGACAACTTCCTGAACAACCAGCCGGATCTCGACACGATGCGCGACGTGATGTCGCTGAAGTCGCGTCTCGATCCGACGTCGATCAACGCGCTGATGCAGATGCAGCACCCGAAGGGGGCGAAAACACCATGA
- the pgaC gene encoding poly-beta-1,6-N-acetyl-D-glucosamine synthase: MTTHGLITRLQDFVFYYPFFMSYLWMIGGVVHYFLLEEGRVLSTRTIASSGIPKISIVVPCFNEAANARSVIGHLNGMDYPNYDIIAVNDGSKDRTGDILNELAEEIPRLLVIHHARNEGKAVGLTTAAAVSNAEYLLCIDGDSLLAHDAIGWMLEHFLTDPGVGAVTGNPRIRTRTSLLGRMQVGEFSSIVGLIKRTQQVYGRIFTVSGVITMFRKTALADVGYWSSDMLTEDIDISWKLQCRDWRVVYEPHALSWILMPETLKGLYRQRLRWAKGGIQVLMKYAGTLARPTQMMMWPLFIEYLIGIAWAYSMSFILLLALVDVFHPLPQNWHVSVVPHWHGMLLVATCILQLIIGSMIDRRYDEKLLMYFLDTVWYPVAFWLISMITTVVALPATVLRGRGKRAVWVSPDRGIQHEERADY; encoded by the coding sequence ATGACGACCCACGGCCTCATCACGCGCCTGCAGGATTTCGTCTTCTACTACCCGTTCTTCATGTCGTATCTGTGGATGATCGGCGGCGTCGTGCACTACTTCCTGCTCGAGGAGGGGCGCGTGCTGTCGACGCGGACGATCGCGTCGAGCGGCATCCCGAAGATCTCGATCGTCGTGCCCTGCTTCAACGAAGCCGCGAACGCGCGCAGCGTGATCGGGCACCTGAACGGGATGGACTACCCGAACTACGACATCATCGCGGTCAACGACGGCAGCAAGGATCGCACCGGCGACATCCTCAACGAGCTGGCCGAGGAGATCCCGCGGCTGCTCGTGATTCATCACGCGCGCAACGAAGGCAAGGCGGTCGGGCTCACGACCGCGGCAGCCGTATCCAACGCGGAATACCTGCTGTGCATCGACGGCGATTCGCTGCTCGCGCACGACGCGATCGGCTGGATGCTCGAGCACTTCCTGACCGACCCCGGCGTCGGCGCCGTGACCGGCAATCCGCGCATCCGCACGCGCACGTCGCTGCTCGGCCGCATGCAGGTCGGCGAATTCTCGTCGATCGTCGGGCTGATCAAGCGCACGCAGCAGGTGTACGGCCGCATCTTCACGGTGTCGGGCGTCATCACGATGTTCCGCAAGACCGCGCTCGCCGACGTCGGCTACTGGAGTTCGGACATGCTGACCGAGGACATCGACATCAGCTGGAAGCTGCAGTGCCGCGACTGGCGCGTCGTGTACGAGCCGCACGCGCTGAGCTGGATCCTGATGCCCGAAACGCTGAAGGGGCTGTACCGGCAGCGGCTGCGCTGGGCGAAAGGCGGCATCCAGGTGCTGATGAAGTATGCGGGCACGCTCGCACGGCCGACGCAGATGATGATGTGGCCGCTGTTCATCGAGTACCTGATCGGCATCGCGTGGGCCTATTCGATGTCGTTCATCCTGCTGCTCGCGCTCGTCGATGTCTTCCATCCTTTGCCGCAGAACTGGCACGTATCGGTCGTGCCGCACTGGCACGGAATGCTGCTGGTCGCCACCTGCATCCTGCAATTGATCATCGGCAGCATGATCGATCGTCGTTACGACGAGAAACTCCTGATGTATTTCCTGGACACCGTCTGGTATCCCGTGGCCTTCTGGCTGATCAGCATGATCACCACCGTCGTCGCCCTGCCCGCCACCGTGCTGCGGGGCCGCGGCAAGCGGGCCGTATGGGTCAGCCCCGACCGAGGCATTCAACATGAAGAACGCGCCGATTATTGA
- a CDS encoding Biofilm PGA synthesis auxiliary protein PgaD: protein MKNAPIIDLSLRAPREMIAERGRIVGSVLVVWFRLVRPALVGAVWASICIYTYRYLLPFNQAEMPIEQMVFYATCIATIAGTTVTWLIAGRVVHPLAYRLRVSKMLRRSASVKVRSVPATALAGTRRRGARRTTRILVASHDANGSISGIEWVAHAGPPPRE from the coding sequence ATGAAGAACGCGCCGATTATTGACCTTTCCCTGCGCGCGCCGCGCGAAATGATCGCCGAGCGCGGCCGCATCGTCGGCTCCGTGCTGGTCGTCTGGTTCCGCCTTGTGCGGCCCGCGCTGGTCGGCGCCGTGTGGGCATCGATCTGCATCTACACGTACCGCTACCTGCTGCCGTTCAACCAGGCCGAGATGCCGATCGAACAGATGGTGTTCTACGCGACCTGCATCGCGACCATCGCGGGCACGACCGTCACGTGGCTGATCGCGGGGCGTGTCGTGCATCCGCTCGCGTACCGGCTGCGCGTGTCGAAGATGCTGCGGCGCTCGGCCAGCGTGAAGGTGCGCTCGGTGCCGGCGACCGCGCTCGCCGGCACGCGACGGCGCGGCGCGCGCCGCACGACGCGCATTCTCGTCGCGTCGCACGACGCGAACGGGTCGATTTCCGGCATCGAATGGGTAGCCCACGCGGGGCCGCCGCCCCGCGAGTAG
- the glmS gene encoding glutamine--fructose-6-phosphate transaminase (isomerizing), with protein sequence MCGIVGASGLNNQVPQLVNALSRLEYRGYDSCGIAVQDGGRLRSERTLRRVTDLQDRVLTLGLEAQTCIAHTRWATHGAPSEMNAHPIMSGDTIAVVHNGIIENHDALRAELRQRGYTFRGETDTEVIAHLIHSVYRDDLFDAVVRAVKRLHGAYAIAVLSAREPQRLVAARAGSPLVIGIGAEQNYLASDCAALGDLTDRFVYLEDGDVALITPERIAVVDSGGREAQRPLCEVKARDGDAALGPYQHFMQKEIFEQPKAIASTLDGIDTISPALFDASESTRALLSRVRSVLLLGCGTSYYAGLTAKYWLESIAGVPAQVEVASEFRYRDTVADPRTLVVGISQSGETADTIGAIERAREMGQELSMAICNVATSTIVRNAPLRFLTRAGIELGVASTKAFTTQLVALFVLTLTLAQLRGRLDAAHAALHLKQLRALSGRIGHALALETQIMGWAAKFARTENALFLGRGIHFPIAMEGALKLKEVSYIHAEGYAAGELKHGPLALVTSAMPVVTIAPDDRLFQKLKSNMAEVRARGGRLYVLAGNQLEIDVDRDTHLIRMRESGDLLSPIVNVVPLQLLAYHVGCARGADVDKPRNLAKSVTVE encoded by the coding sequence ATGTGTGGAATCGTCGGAGCAAGCGGCCTGAACAATCAGGTGCCGCAGCTGGTCAATGCGCTGAGCCGGCTCGAGTATCGCGGCTACGATTCGTGCGGCATCGCCGTGCAGGACGGCGGCCGCCTGCGCAGCGAACGCACGCTGCGGCGCGTGACGGACCTGCAGGATCGCGTGCTGACGCTCGGCCTCGAAGCGCAGACCTGCATCGCGCATACGCGCTGGGCGACGCACGGCGCGCCGTCGGAAATGAACGCGCATCCGATCATGTCGGGCGACACGATCGCGGTCGTGCACAACGGCATCATCGAGAACCACGACGCGCTGCGCGCCGAGCTGCGGCAGCGCGGCTACACGTTTCGCGGCGAAACCGACACCGAGGTGATCGCACACCTGATCCACAGCGTCTATCGCGACGACCTGTTCGACGCGGTCGTGCGCGCCGTCAAGCGGCTGCACGGCGCGTATGCGATCGCGGTCCTGAGCGCGCGCGAGCCGCAGCGGCTCGTCGCCGCGCGCGCCGGCTCGCCGCTCGTGATCGGCATCGGCGCCGAACAGAACTACCTTGCGTCGGACTGCGCGGCACTCGGCGACCTGACCGACCGCTTCGTCTACCTGGAAGACGGCGACGTCGCGCTGATCACGCCGGAACGCATCGCGGTGGTCGACTCGGGCGGGCGCGAGGCTCAGCGCCCGCTGTGCGAAGTGAAGGCCCGCGACGGCGACGCCGCGCTCGGCCCGTACCAGCACTTCATGCAGAAGGAGATCTTCGAGCAGCCGAAGGCGATCGCCAGCACGCTCGACGGCATCGACACGATCTCGCCGGCGCTGTTCGACGCGAGCGAAAGCACGCGCGCGCTGCTGTCGAGAGTGAGGAGCGTGCTGCTGCTCGGCTGCGGCACCAGCTACTACGCGGGCCTGACCGCGAAGTACTGGCTCGAAAGCATCGCGGGTGTGCCGGCGCAGGTCGAGGTCGCCAGCGAATTCCGCTACCGCGACACCGTGGCCGATCCGCGCACGCTCGTCGTCGGCATTTCGCAGTCGGGCGAGACGGCCGACACGATCGGCGCGATCGAGCGTGCGCGCGAGATGGGCCAGGAACTGTCGATGGCGATCTGCAACGTGGCAACCAGCACGATCGTGCGCAACGCGCCGCTGCGGTTCCTGACGCGGGCCGGCATCGAGCTCGGCGTCGCGTCGACCAAGGCGTTCACGACGCAGCTCGTCGCGCTGTTCGTGCTGACGCTGACGCTCGCGCAGTTGCGCGGCCGGCTCGACGCGGCGCACGCCGCGCTGCACCTGAAGCAATTGCGCGCGCTGTCCGGCCGCATCGGCCACGCGCTCGCGCTCGAAACGCAGATCATGGGCTGGGCCGCGAAATTCGCCCGCACCGAGAACGCGCTGTTCCTCGGGCGCGGCATTCATTTCCCGATCGCGATGGAAGGCGCGCTGAAGCTCAAGGAGGTGTCGTACATCCACGCGGAAGGCTATGCGGCCGGCGAGCTGAAGCACGGCCCGCTCGCGCTCGTCACGAGCGCGATGCCGGTCGTCACGATCGCGCCGGACGACCGCCTGTTCCAGAAGCTGAAGTCCAACATGGCCGAGGTGCGCGCGCGCGGCGGGCGGCTCTATGTGCTGGCCGGCAACCAGCTCGAGATCGACGTCGATCGCGATACACACCTGATCCGCATGCGCGAATCGGGCGACCTGCTGTCGCCGATCGTCAACGTGGTCCCGCTGCAGCTGCTCGCGTATCACGTCGGCTGCGCGCGCGGCGCCGACGTCGACAAGCCGCGCAACCTCGCGAAATCGGTGACCGTCGAATGA
- a CDS encoding c-type cytochrome → MLKRQWFSLVLLTVCLIGQRASAQSTLELETDGTARALTRQTLLARPDATDIHVPRDIAYGRPMTFRAVPFAALLGDTPLPADGVLETRAADGFAAQLPLDLVRRRAPAGAVAWLAIEEPAHPWPKLPGKQVSAGPFYLVWLGPDASSVRGEQWPYQIVRVTIESSPVARWPSLAVDSALPENDPARAGQHLFVTQCLACHRLDGAGSSHAGPDLNAPMNPVDYFQPAALRRYIRNPASVRDWPGRSMPAFPPDQLSDRELDQIVAYLAYMARRKAGK, encoded by the coding sequence ATGCTGAAGCGCCAGTGGTTTTCGCTTGTGCTGCTGACGGTTTGCCTGATTGGACAACGCGCGTCGGCCCAGTCCACGCTCGAACTCGAGACCGACGGCACGGCCCGTGCCCTCACACGGCAGACGCTGCTCGCGCGCCCCGATGCGACGGACATCCACGTGCCGCGCGACATCGCGTACGGCCGACCGATGACGTTCCGCGCCGTGCCGTTCGCCGCGCTGCTCGGCGACACGCCGCTGCCGGCCGACGGCGTGCTCGAAACGCGCGCGGCCGACGGTTTCGCCGCGCAACTGCCGCTGGATCTCGTGCGCCGCCGCGCGCCGGCCGGCGCCGTCGCATGGCTCGCGATCGAGGAACCGGCCCATCCGTGGCCGAAGCTGCCCGGCAAGCAGGTCAGCGCGGGGCCGTTCTATCTCGTATGGCTCGGGCCGGACGCGTCGTCGGTGCGCGGCGAACAGTGGCCCTATCAGATCGTGCGCGTCACGATCGAATCGTCGCCCGTCGCGCGCTGGCCGTCGCTCGCCGTCGATTCCGCGTTGCCCGAAAACGATCCAGCCCGCGCGGGCCAGCACCTGTTCGTCACGCAATGTCTCGCGTGCCACCGCCTCGACGGCGCGGGCAGCAGCCATGCCGGCCCCGACCTGAACGCACCGATGAATCCGGTCGACTACTTCCAGCCCGCCGCGCTGCGCCGCTACATCCGCAACCCGGCGTCGGTGCGCGACTGGCCGGGCCGGAGCATGCCGGCGTTTCCGCCCGATCAGTTGAGCGACCGGGAACTCGACCAGATCGTCGCGTATCTCGCGTATATGGCGCGGCGCAAGGCCGGCAAGTAA